A stretch of the Methylacidiphilum caldifontis genome encodes the following:
- a CDS encoding Do family serine endopeptidase, whose protein sequence is MPWGTKNKDFILTLSGFLIAGLVGLLLGLSIFFFIKPATSPPKPVQPTPVEIPVARALPVHPTEIGVFRHNLLETLNEEYVRVIGQTLPAVVNIFSARPVEGSIDLEEGNAKDIKQKRKSWKKSPIDEETSLGSGIILSSDGNILTNAHLVKNAREIRVQLYDGRRYEAKLLGIDSPTDVAVLKISAQHLSILNWGDSDALQVGEQVFAVGNPFGLAGSVSRGIVSAKGRNPTLSSTSYEDFIQTDAAINPGNSGGALINVKGELVGINTAIYSGNGGSNGIGFAIPSKLAKFAYASLLAKGKVIRGFLGVETQEVDEDLQQIFGLPNSEGALITKVEPHSPAFKAGLQRGDIIVRYNDLPVKDPAELRIAVSQSPAGSNIPIVFYREGQRHQVVVEITEQPDNISSASPDESGGNPSWKVTVTGDLQNVFGGLHVVDLDPILRARLSLSPRANGIYLVDVEGGYPAFDILYPGDVIEEIRRPGSAPIKIHSVAEFLKLVKEIPSSESVAVFLQRGNNQMFVMLKP, encoded by the coding sequence ATGCCCTGGGGAACAAAAAATAAAGATTTTATCCTTACCCTTTCTGGTTTCTTAATTGCTGGGCTTGTCGGCCTTCTTCTTGGCCTTTCCATATTTTTTTTTATAAAACCTGCAACAAGCCCCCCTAAACCTGTTCAACCCACGCCCGTAGAAATTCCAGTCGCCAGAGCCCTGCCCGTTCATCCTACAGAAATAGGAGTATTTCGCCACAATCTCCTTGAGACTCTGAATGAAGAATACGTAAGAGTGATTGGTCAAACCTTACCAGCCGTGGTCAACATCTTTTCTGCTCGACCCGTGGAGGGTTCCATTGACCTGGAAGAAGGCAATGCAAAAGATATAAAACAAAAAAGGAAAAGCTGGAAAAAATCTCCCATAGATGAAGAAACATCACTCGGCTCAGGCATAATTTTAAGTTCAGATGGGAACATTCTTACCAACGCTCACCTTGTCAAAAACGCTAGGGAAATCCGAGTTCAACTTTATGATGGACGTCGATACGAAGCAAAGCTTCTAGGTATCGATTCTCCAACAGATGTGGCTGTTCTTAAAATCTCGGCTCAACATTTGTCGATTCTCAATTGGGGGGACTCTGATGCTTTGCAGGTTGGAGAACAAGTTTTTGCCGTGGGCAATCCTTTTGGACTTGCTGGTTCGGTTAGCCGAGGTATAGTCAGTGCCAAGGGTAGGAATCCCACTCTTTCTTCCACAAGTTACGAGGATTTTATCCAGACCGATGCGGCCATCAACCCGGGCAATTCGGGAGGGGCATTAATTAATGTCAAAGGAGAACTGGTTGGAATCAATACTGCGATTTATTCCGGAAACGGAGGATCCAATGGTATTGGTTTTGCTATTCCTAGCAAGCTTGCAAAATTCGCTTACGCTAGTCTTCTTGCAAAAGGCAAGGTTATACGTGGATTTTTAGGCGTAGAAACCCAGGAAGTAGATGAAGATCTACAACAGATTTTTGGCCTACCTAACTCCGAAGGAGCCCTGATTACCAAAGTTGAACCTCATTCTCCGGCTTTCAAGGCGGGATTACAAAGAGGTGATATAATCGTTCGCTATAACGACCTACCCGTTAAAGATCCTGCCGAATTAAGAATTGCAGTTTCCCAGTCTCCCGCTGGTAGTAATATTCCCATTGTGTTTTACCGGGAAGGTCAACGTCACCAAGTCGTTGTTGAAATTACCGAACAACCTGACAATATTAGCAGTGCTTCTCCAGATGAATCTGGAGGGAACCCTTCATGGAAGGTCACCGTCACAGGAGACCTTCAAAACGTTTTTGGTGGACTTCACGTAGTCGATTTAGATCCTATTTTGCGAGCTAGGCTTTCTTTAAGTCCACGAGCAAATGGTATTTATCTGGTAGATGTTGAAGGAGGATATCCCGCTTTCGATATCCTTTACCCAGGGGATGTGATCGAAGAAATACGAAGACCTGGTAGCGCTCCCATAAAAATCCATTCCGTAGCTGAATTTCTAAAACTGGTAAAGGAGATTCCCTCCTCTGAAAGCGTAGCCGTCTTCCTCCAGAGAGGCAACAACCAGATGTTTGTGATGCTTAAGCCTTAG